In the Lepus europaeus isolate LE1 chromosome 18, mLepTim1.pri, whole genome shotgun sequence genome, one interval contains:
- the CCR7 gene encoding C-C chemokine receptor type 7, whose product MDLGKPMKSLLVVALLVVFQVCLCQDEVTDDYIGDNTTVDYSLFEYVCFKKDVRNFKAWFLPVMYSAICFVGLLGNGLVVLTYIYFKRLKTMTDTYLLNLAVADILFLLTLPFWAYSAAKSWIFGVHFCKLLFGIYKVSFFSGMLLLLCISIDRYVAIVQAVSAHRHRARVLLISKLSCVAIWLLAVLLSTPELLYSGLQKSSSEQALRCSLITQNVEALIIIQVAQMVIGFLVPLLVMSSCYLVIIHTLLQARNFERNKAIKVIIAVVVVFTVFQLPYNGVVLAQTVANFNTTSSNCELSKQLNIAYDVTYSLACFRCCINPFLYAFIGVKFRNDLFKLFKELGCLSQERLRQWSSCRHTRRASMSVEAETTTTFSP is encoded by the coding sequence gtGTGCCTGTGCCAGGACGAGGTGACAGATGACTACATCGGGGACAACACCACGGTGGACTACTCGCTCTTCGAGTACGTGTGCTTCAAGAAGGATGTGCGGAACTTTAAGGCCTGGTTCCTCCCCGTCATGTACTCGGCCATCTGCTTCGTGGGGCTGCTGGGCAACGGGCTGGTGGTGTTGACTTACATCTACTTCAAGAGGCTCAAGACCATGACCGACACCTACCTGCTTAACTTGGCCGTGGCCGACATCCTCTTCCTCCTGACGCTTCCCTTCTGGGCCTACAGCGCGGCCAAGTCCTGGATCTTCGGCGTCCACTTTTGCAAGCTCCTCTTCGGGATCTACAAGGTCAGCTTCTTCAGCGGCATGCTCCTGCTTCTGTGTATCAGCATCGACCGCTACGTGGCCATCGTGCAGGCCGTCTCGGCCCACCGCCACCGGGCCCGCGTGCTGCTCATCAGCAAGCTATCCTGCGTGGCCATCTGGCTGCTGGCCGTGCTGCTGTCCACCCCGGAGCTGCTCTACAGTGGCCTCCAGAAGAGCAGCAGCGAGCAGGCCTTGCGGTGCTCTCTCATCACCCAGAACGTGGAGGCCTTGATCATCATCCAGGTGGCCCAGATGGTGATCGGCTTCCTGGTGCCACTGCTGGTCATGAGCTCCTGCTACCTTGTCATCATCCACACCCTGCTCCAGGCACGCAACTTCGAGCGCAACAAGGCCATCAAGGTGATCATCGCCGTGGTGGTGGTCTTCACGGTCTTCCAGCTGCCCTACAACGGGGTGGTCCTGGCCCAGACGGTGGCCAATTTCAACACCACCAGCAGCAACTGTGAGCTAAGCAAGCAGCTCAACATCGCCTACGATGTCACCTACAGCCTGGCCTGCTTCCGCTGCTGTATCAACCCTTTCCTGTACGCCTTCATCGGCGTCAAGTTCCGCAACGACCTCTTCAAGCTCTTCAAGGAACTGGGCTGTCTCAGCCAGGAGCGGCTCCGGCAGTGGTCTTCCTGCCGGCACACCCGGCGGGCCTCCATGAGCGTGGAGGCTGAGACCACCACCACCTTCTCCCCGTAG